Proteins encoded by one window of Archaeoglobus veneficus SNP6:
- a CDS encoding RNA-binding protein encodes MDTSQDFRIRMAEKAIAELEKLMQNVKVQRRKEFLKELKTMQSYVQVVKYSYMPPEQLAQLSEFSNLVKKAWEIRNAIKNAEKDFNYVQANYWLEYVESLPVLMTRGEISRAYEAIRYFSGEITNRVEIGGLWLCTFDCNFRLDVVTNSEAFKPGRYAVVAYLPPRRFGDVVSEGMFVDADLGKKGELSIDEIRGLDAGEVEAIILNILS; translated from the coding sequence ATGGACACCTCGCAGGATTTCAGGATAAGGATGGCTGAAAAAGCAATTGCAGAACTCGAGAAGCTCATGCAGAACGTCAAGGTTCAGAGACGCAAGGAATTCCTCAAAGAGCTGAAGACAATGCAGAGCTACGTTCAGGTAGTCAAGTACTCTTACATGCCTCCTGAACAGCTTGCACAGCTTTCTGAATTCTCAAACCTCGTAAAGAAGGCCTGGGAGATTAGGAATGCCATAAAAAACGCAGAGAAGGATTTTAACTACGTTCAGGCAAACTACTGGCTCGAATACGTTGAAAGCCTGCCAGTACTCATGACGAGAGGCGAGATAAGCAGGGCTTACGAAGCGATCAGATACTTCAGCGGCGAGATAACCAACAGGGTTGAGATTGGCGGCCTGTGGCTCTGCACATTTGATTGCAACTTCAGGCTCGATGTAGTTACGAACAGCGAGGCGTTTAAGCCGGGAAGGTATGCGGTTGTAGCATATCTCCCGCCGAGAAGGTTTGGCGATGTTGTAAGCGAGGGGATGTTCGTTGATGCAGATCTGGGAAAGAAAGGGGAGTTGAGCATAGATGAGATAAGAGGACTCGATGCAGGAGAGGTTGAGGCGATAATCCTCAACATCCTCTCTTAG
- a CDS encoding nucleotidyltransferase domain-containing protein, whose translation MRSFIVEESLNSVRVFWLKRDELIKELHRVAKEVGEKDDKVVKIVLFGSLAEGRAVPGSDADVLILLREDNRRFMDKIPEYLEKFSIDFPVEVFPYTVSEINPLVEEALKKGIVLFERK comes from the coding sequence ATGCGATCCTTTATTGTAGAAGAGTCATTGAATTCTGTGAGAGTATTCTGGCTGAAGAGGGATGAGCTGATTAAAGAGCTGCACAGGGTTGCTAAAGAGGTGGGAGAGAAAGACGATAAAGTCGTCAAGATAGTTCTTTTTGGCTCTCTGGCTGAAGGGAGGGCAGTTCCGGGGAGCGACGCAGACGTACTGATACTGCTGAGAGAAGATAACAGGAGATTCATGGATAAAATCCCAGAATATCTCGAGAAGTTTTCCATCGACTTCCCTGTTGAGGTGTTTCCCTATACAGTATCCGAAATCAATCCGCTTGTCGAGGAGGCGTTGAAAAAAGGAATCGTACTCTTTGAGAGGAAATGA
- a CDS encoding HEPN domain-containing protein, with the protein MGSVAWGHSVFDLLRMLATKISVPDDVLNCARALDRYYPNGFDSGSPFEYFTEEDARNAILYCRRVIEFCESILAEEG; encoded by the coding sequence ATGGGTTCCGTAGCATGGGGACATTCTGTCTTCGACTTGTTGAGGATGCTCGCTACAAAAATATCGGTTCCAGACGACGTCTTAAACTGTGCAAGGGCTCTGGACAGATACTATCCAAACGGATTCGATTCCGGCAGTCCTTTTGAGTATTTTACGGAGGAGGATGCAAGAAATGCGATCCTTTATTGTAGAAGAGTCATTGAATTCTGTGAGAGTATTCTGGCTGAAGAGGGATGA
- a CDS encoding DNA topoisomerase I: MGWLIITEKHNTARRIASILFNDVKQLKKYGVSYYHSPSSNAYVVGLKGHIVELDFPKEYNSWKNVPLRSLLRAELVKEVKEKGIARLLKELAREVDRVTVATDYDREGELIGFEALEIVKQVNPDVKVDRAKYSAITPADIKKAFSNPSKVDINLAKAAETRQRIDLIWGAVLTRLISISSGRMGRDFLSVGRVQSPTLRLIVEREKEIENFRPTPYWEIVAEFCNGECFTAKHVERFTDVAKAKAAFKKIGNTAAVRTFEKKERKEARPTPFNTTEFLREASKFMSPDRAMNVAETLYMNGYISYPRTDNTIYPPTLNLKAIATSFLNSDFEKEAKIVLSQPSIKPSRGKKESKDHPPIYPTAVAKKGELSKEEWTIYELVVRRFLATLAPEAIWEVKRVEIDANGELFRATGRRLLSPGWRAIYIYSKAEEVSIPDLTVGQILRIKNKELLEKETKPPGRYTTGNLIRIMEKLGLGTKSTRHEIIKKLYSRKYVYGNPLRPTQTAFAVIEALKSNAETITLPDMTSKLEKDMDAIAEGKLSDEEVVEESVRFLDEILSNIDVKELSKSLREGVKKDKVVGKCPECGRELVIRKTKGKKRFIGCSGYPACSFTLPLPQNGTLYITAKECEKHSIKKIKIRTKKGYWDLGCPYCNYLEWKAKQDKA, from the coding sequence ATGGGCTGGTTGATAATTACGGAAAAACACAACACTGCGAGAAGAATCGCGTCCATCCTGTTTAACGACGTAAAACAGCTCAAGAAGTACGGAGTTTCCTATTACCACTCACCTTCATCGAATGCCTACGTTGTTGGCCTGAAAGGGCATATTGTCGAGCTCGATTTTCCGAAGGAGTACAATAGCTGGAAGAACGTTCCCCTTCGCTCTCTCCTCCGTGCCGAACTCGTAAAAGAAGTGAAGGAGAAGGGGATAGCCAGACTGCTGAAAGAACTTGCCAGGGAGGTCGATCGCGTTACGGTTGCGACGGACTACGATAGAGAGGGTGAACTCATAGGCTTCGAGGCCCTTGAGATCGTAAAGCAGGTAAATCCAGATGTTAAGGTTGATAGGGCGAAGTACAGCGCAATAACGCCGGCAGACATAAAGAAGGCCTTCTCTAACCCAAGCAAGGTGGATATCAATCTGGCGAAGGCTGCGGAAACGAGACAGCGCATAGATTTGATATGGGGAGCGGTTTTAACGAGGCTCATCTCCATCTCCTCCGGCAGGATGGGCAGAGACTTTCTCAGCGTTGGCAGAGTGCAATCTCCCACACTCCGGCTCATCGTTGAGAGGGAGAAGGAGATTGAAAACTTCAGGCCCACACCTTACTGGGAGATCGTTGCAGAATTCTGTAACGGTGAGTGCTTTACAGCAAAACACGTCGAAAGGTTCACAGACGTGGCAAAGGCAAAGGCTGCCTTTAAGAAAATAGGCAATACAGCAGCCGTAAGAACATTCGAAAAGAAAGAGAGAAAAGAAGCAAGGCCCACTCCTTTCAACACCACTGAGTTTTTGAGAGAGGCTTCGAAATTCATGAGCCCCGACAGGGCCATGAATGTCGCTGAGACTCTCTACATGAACGGCTACATATCTTATCCAAGGACTGACAACACAATATATCCGCCAACCCTCAACCTGAAGGCAATAGCCACATCCTTTCTGAATTCCGATTTCGAAAAAGAGGCAAAAATCGTTCTCTCCCAGCCCTCAATCAAACCCTCGAGGGGAAAGAAGGAGAGCAAGGATCACCCGCCGATATACCCAACTGCCGTGGCGAAAAAGGGCGAACTGAGTAAGGAAGAATGGACGATCTACGAACTCGTCGTAAGGCGATTCCTCGCAACACTCGCCCCGGAAGCAATATGGGAGGTAAAGCGCGTAGAAATCGATGCGAACGGAGAGCTTTTCAGAGCTACAGGCAGAAGATTGCTCAGCCCCGGCTGGCGAGCAATATACATCTATTCAAAGGCCGAAGAAGTAAGCATCCCCGATCTAACCGTAGGACAGATTCTGAGGATTAAGAACAAAGAACTCCTCGAAAAGGAGACAAAGCCGCCGGGCAGGTACACGACGGGCAACCTCATCAGAATAATGGAGAAGCTCGGCCTGGGAACGAAATCGACGAGGCACGAGATAATAAAGAAGCTTTACAGCAGGAAGTACGTCTATGGCAACCCCCTTCGCCCCACCCAGACTGCCTTTGCTGTTATTGAGGCACTCAAGAGCAATGCAGAGACGATAACACTGCCTGACATGACATCAAAGCTCGAGAAGGACATGGACGCGATAGCAGAAGGAAAGCTGAGCGATGAAGAGGTTGTTGAAGAGTCAGTCAGGTTCCTCGACGAGATTCTGAGCAACATAGACGTCAAAGAGCTTTCAAAGAGTCTCAGAGAAGGAGTAAAGAAGGACAAAGTGGTAGGAAAATGCCCGGAGTGTGGAAGGGAACTCGTTATAAGAAAAACGAAGGGCAAAAAGAGGTTCATAGGCTGCAGCGGATACCCGGCATGCAGCTTTACCCTTCCGCTGCCTCAGAACGGCACGCTGTATATCACGGCAAAGGAGTGCGAGAAGCACAGCATAAAGAAGATAAAGATCAGGACGAAGAAGGGCTACTGGGACCTCGGCTGTCCCTACTGCAACTACCTCGAGTGGAAAGCGAAGCAAGATAAAGCTTAA
- a CDS encoding IS481 family transposase: protein MRKLTNKKIRWIIRQLNKGTPVREIAAVMRVTPRRIYQLKKQYEETGKIPELKKAGRKPKLIDPDIEQIVLQAYHKYKLSPVTLEKLIERDYGIHIPHNTIYKIMLKNNLVEENMNKKKQRRWVRFERKHSMSLWQGDWKKLGNKWIIAFMDDASRFITCYGIFDSATAENTIKVLKKGFAEFGIPDEILTDHGIQFVAAKSREKAKHRFKDFLAENGVKHILARVSHPQTNGKIERFFGLMEQKLSLFDSVDEFVYWYNFVKPHMSLNFDELETPYQAFLRKLPAERVFEYGRWLFEE, encoded by the coding sequence GTGAGAAAACTAACGAACAAGAAGATCAGGTGGATAATCAGACAACTAAACAAAGGAACTCCAGTGAGAGAAATAGCCGCTGTGATGAGAGTAACGCCAAGAAGGATCTATCAGCTTAAAAAACAATACGAAGAAACAGGAAAGATACCAGAACTAAAAAAAGCAGGAAGGAAACCAAAGTTAATAGATCCAGATATAGAGCAAATCGTTTTGCAAGCTTACCACAAATACAAACTGAGCCCTGTAACCCTTGAAAAACTGATAGAAAGAGATTATGGCATCCACATTCCCCACAACACCATCTACAAGATCATGCTGAAAAACAACCTTGTGGAGGAGAACATGAACAAGAAGAAGCAAAGAAGGTGGGTAAGATTTGAGAGAAAACATTCCATGAGTTTGTGGCAAGGAGACTGGAAAAAGCTTGGAAATAAGTGGATAATAGCCTTCATGGACGACGCTTCCCGTTTTATCACCTGCTACGGCATCTTTGATTCTGCTACTGCAGAGAACACAATAAAAGTTCTCAAGAAAGGATTCGCTGAGTTTGGCATTCCTGATGAAATACTGACCGACCACGGAATTCAGTTCGTTGCAGCTAAGAGCAGAGAGAAGGCTAAGCACAGGTTTAAGGATTTTCTGGCTGAGAATGGAGTTAAGCATATTCTGGCGAGAGTGAGTCATCCTCAAACAAACGGAAAGATCGAGAGGTTCTTTGGCTTGATGGAGCAGAAGCTTAGTCTTTTTGATTCTGTTGACGAGTTTGTTTATTGGTACAACTTTGTCAAGCCACACATGAGCCTGAATTTTGATGAACTGGAGACACCTTATCAGGCTTTTCTCAGGAAGTTGCCTGCTGAAAGGGTTTTCGAGTACGGGAGGTGGTTGTTTGAGGAGTGA
- a CDS encoding DUF2283 domain-containing protein, producing MKKILYDKDSDALIIVVSDKKLEYEEEVDDLIVGFSKDNEPVWIEILDFRKRFLPEVINKIADSGVPIKLLEV from the coding sequence ATGAAAAAAATTCTGTACGATAAGGACTCAGATGCTCTTATAATTGTTGTATCGGATAAGAAACTGGAGTATGAAGAGGAGGTAGATGACCTGATAGTCGGGTTCTCTAAGGATAATGAGCCGGTATGGATAGAGATACTTGATTTCAGGAAGAGGTTCCTTCCGGAAGTTATAAACAAAATCGCAGACAGTGGTGTTCCGATAAAACTTTTAGAAGTGTAA
- a CDS encoding acylphosphatase has translation MKVKMIIKGKVHDVGYRLFLLEEADYLFIPKFDARNVKIDGKEALIVLVEGDEKQLRDFIEYVKTNKPEKAVVEEIRVEEYEGRVRDIEKFRASLNTAQLSKIVQVGLSMLEKQDLMLKRQDSMIEKQDETIKEIRNVKETIKVESEKTRDELGGKVDLLRSDLKEYLELNLKEIHSKISEIEKALKRAGIM, from the coding sequence ATGAAAGTCAAGATGATCATTAAAGGCAAGGTTCACGATGTTGGTTACCGCTTATTTCTGCTTGAAGAGGCCGATTATCTGTTTATTCCTAAATTTGATGCCAGAAATGTTAAAATCGATGGTAAGGAAGCCCTAATTGTTTTAGTTGAAGGAGATGAAAAGCAGCTTAGGGATTTTATCGAGTACGTCAAAACTAATAAGCCCGAAAAAGCTGTTGTCGAAGAAATAAGGGTTGAAGAGTATGAGGGAAGGGTTAGAGACATAGAGAAATTCAGGGCAAGCCTAAATACTGCCCAGCTATCAAAGATAGTTCAAGTTGGGTTGAGTATGCTGGAGAAGCAGGACTTGATGCTGAAAAGACAGGATTCGATGATAGAGAAGCAGGACGAGACGATTAAAGAGATCAGAAACGTCAAAGAAACGATCAAAGTAGAATCCGAAAAGACGCGAGATGAACTGGGAGGAAAGGTGGATTTACTACGTTCAGATTTGAAAGAATACCTCGAATTAAACCTCAAGGAAATTCATTCAAAGATTTCTGAGATTGAAAAGGCCTTAAAGAGGGCCGGAATAATGTAA
- a CDS encoding TIGR04053 family radical SAM/SPASM domain-containing protein, which yields MHNFDIREKPFIIFWELTRACMLACKHCRARAQKERHPNELTTEEAFNVIEQITEFGKPYPLVVITGGDPLMRDDVFDIVSKATSKGIRTAIAFSGTTLATREKLEKMKDAGIARIAISLDGSRAEIHDYFRGIRGTFETSMEILDMAKELEISRQINTTVTTFNMSDLPKLVKICIEKEVALWDVFFVVPTGRAKAEYMPTAQQFEDILNWLYDVGKETPLNIKSSAATHLRRIEYMRDKGIQPEFGELYYELRAKLDEIEDELGIEGNSKPIVAGAHGRSLAADGIRRMMGITDGRGMFFISHVGEVYPSGFLPIVAGNVRETSLKEIYSKSKIFQDLKDPEKLKGKCGRCEFRYLCGGSRARAYAMTGDYLAAEPRCIYKPGKFELIKP from the coding sequence ATGCATAACTTTGACATCAGGGAGAAGCCCTTCATAATATTCTGGGAGCTTACAAGAGCATGCATGCTTGCCTGCAAGCACTGCAGAGCGAGAGCACAGAAGGAAAGACACCCCAACGAACTGACGACCGAGGAAGCTTTCAACGTCATTGAGCAGATAACCGAGTTCGGAAAGCCTTACCCCCTTGTTGTCATAACCGGCGGCGATCCTCTGATGAGAGATGACGTCTTCGATATAGTCAGCAAAGCGACTTCGAAGGGCATAAGGACCGCCATAGCTTTCAGCGGAACCACACTTGCAACGAGAGAGAAACTCGAGAAGATGAAGGATGCAGGCATTGCGAGAATAGCCATAAGCCTCGACGGCAGCAGGGCAGAGATCCACGACTATTTCCGTGGAATAAGGGGGACATTTGAAACGAGCATGGAAATCTTGGACATGGCTAAGGAACTCGAAATTTCGAGGCAGATAAATACAACCGTCACAACTTTCAACATGTCAGATCTGCCAAAACTCGTAAAAATATGCATCGAAAAGGAGGTTGCACTCTGGGATGTTTTCTTTGTCGTTCCGACAGGGAGAGCCAAAGCAGAATACATGCCCACCGCCCAGCAATTTGAGGACATTCTCAACTGGCTTTACGATGTTGGCAAAGAAACCCCGCTCAACATTAAGAGCTCCGCTGCTACGCACCTGCGAAGGATCGAGTACATGAGGGACAAGGGCATCCAGCCGGAGTTTGGAGAACTTTACTACGAACTGAGGGCAAAACTTGACGAAATTGAGGATGAGCTGGGAATAGAAGGTAACAGCAAGCCCATAGTTGCAGGAGCCCACGGAAGGAGCCTTGCAGCAGACGGCATAAGAAGGATGATGGGCATAACAGATGGCAGAGGCATGTTCTTCATAAGCCACGTCGGCGAGGTATATCCCAGCGGCTTCCTGCCCATCGTTGCTGGGAATGTAAGAGAGACGAGTTTAAAGGAGATATACTCTAAATCGAAGATATTTCAGGACTTGAAAGATCCGGAAAAGCTGAAGGGGAAGTGTGGCAGATGTGAGTTCCGCTACCTCTGCGGGGGATCGAGGGCAAGAGCCTACGCAATGACTGGCGATTACCTTGCTGCAGAGCCGAGATGCATATACAAGCCTGGCAAATTCGAACTGATAAAGCCCTAA
- a CDS encoding HEPN domain-containing protein → MPERSRDWIRQAKRDFEMAEEAMRDGFYGVVMLCCTAGCQKKLLKLCFRKWVP, encoded by the coding sequence ATGCCAGAAAGAAGTCGAGACTGGATTAGACAGGCAAAGAGAGATTTTGAAATGGCGGAAGAAGCTATGCGCGACGGATTTTACGGAGTGGTCATGCTTTGCTGCACAGCAGGCTGCCAAAAAAAGCTGTTAAAGCTGTGTTTCAGAAAATGGGTTCCGTAG
- a CDS encoding UPF0175 family protein — translation MKVKTIRLREDRIIEIDRIAKEEGKQPSEVLREIIEKGLREYKIEKAIEKYQRGLISQGAAAEEAGLTLQEFHQELRRRGYTLRLDVGLIETELTDL, via the coding sequence ATGAAGGTCAAAACGATCAGACTCAGGGAAGACAGGATTATAGAAATAGATAGAATAGCAAAAGAGGAAGGCAAACAACCTTCGGAAGTTCTTCGGGAAATTATTGAAAAAGGGCTCAGGGAGTATAAGATAGAGAAGGCTATAGAGAAGTACCAGAGGGGGTTAATTTCGCAAGGTGCTGCTGCGGAAGAAGCAGGATTAACTCTTCAGGAATTCCATCAGGAGTTAAGGAGAAGAGGATATACGCTTAGACTGGATGTCGGGCTTATTGAGACCGAACTGACAGATCTCTAA
- a CDS encoding acylphosphatase: protein MKIKIIIKGKVHGVGYRVKLINMALEYGIDRFGVFNVEIDGKQAVMVLVDASDEIVEIVKQRIEKEKPEKAVVESISFEEYRYEVPPIERSIQTFQIEHWGKAIPVLLEIRDSIREEGDKTRKELGAKIDSVGKKVDKVGEKVDSVGDRVDRVGEKVDLLRSDLKEYMESNLRRIQEEIAEIKGALKKAGIM from the coding sequence ATGAAAATCAAAATAATAATAAAGGGTAAGGTTCACGGAGTTGGATACAGGGTCAAGCTGATAAATATGGCCTTGGAATACGGAATTGACAGATTTGGAGTTTTCAACGTTGAAATTGATGGTAAGCAGGCTGTAATGGTTTTGGTAGACGCTTCCGATGAAATTGTTGAAATTGTAAAACAGAGAATTGAAAAGGAGAAGCCTGAAAAAGCGGTTGTTGAATCAATAAGCTTTGAAGAATACAGATATGAAGTCCCTCCGATTGAGAGAAGCATACAGACATTCCAGATTGAGCACTGGGGGAAAGCAATTCCAGTTCTGTTAGAAATTAGAGATAGTATCAGGGAAGAAGGTGATAAAACGAGGAAAGAACTGGGAGCTAAGATAGACTCAGTTGGGAAAAAGGTGGATAAAGTTGGCGAAAAGGTAGATAGTGTTGGAGACAGAGTAGATAGAGTTGGAGAGAAGGTAGACCTGCTTCGCTCAGATCTGAAAGAGTACATGGAGTCGAATCTCAGGAGAATACAGGAGGAAATAGCCGAAATTAAAGGGGCTTTAAAAAAGGCTGGGATAATGTGA
- a CDS encoding nucleotide-binding protein → MAVADSSPLIYLAKVEKLRLLRELYGSLKVPEAVYREVVVKGEEKGFEDALRVKNEIGRFLSVHKPREETMYDIRGHLKKLGFQLGRGEIECIALCLDANDRFLLSDDEDAKRFARIYRIECKGTIYILLKSYKVGLLSRKECAETFERIVEKGFWVDAGVVNLFHKTLERLSSD, encoded by the coding sequence ATGGCAGTAGCGGATTCTTCTCCCCTCATCTATCTGGCAAAGGTGGAGAAGCTGCGTCTTTTGAGAGAACTTTATGGCTCGCTTAAAGTTCCAGAAGCTGTGTATCGTGAAGTTGTTGTGAAAGGTGAAGAAAAAGGGTTTGAGGATGCCTTAAGGGTAAAAAATGAAATTGGTAGATTTCTATCTGTGCACAAGCCCAGAGAAGAGACGATGTATGATATCAGAGGACATTTAAAGAAACTTGGCTTTCAGCTGGGGAGGGGGGAAATTGAATGTATAGCATTGTGCTTGGATGCAAATGACAGATTTCTCTTATCCGATGACGAAGATGCAAAAAGATTTGCACGGATTTACAGGATTGAGTGTAAGGGAACGATATACATACTTCTGAAGTCATATAAGGTCGGGCTTTTGAGCAGGAAAGAATGTGCTGAGACATTTGAAAGGATTGTAGAGAAGGGTTTCTGGGTTGACGCAGGAGTTGTCAACCTTTTCCATAAAACTCTTGAAAGACTGAGTTCTGATTGA
- a CDS encoding acylphosphatase yields MKLRITIKGKVHGVGYRVKLINMALEYGIDRFGVFNVEIDGKQAVTCLIDAPDEIVEIIKQRIKAEKPEKAVVESVDFEDYKYEVPPN; encoded by the coding sequence ATGAAACTGAGGATAACAATCAAAGGTAAGGTTCACGGAGTTGGATACAGGGTCAAGCTGATAAATATGGCTTTGGAATACGGAATTGACAGATTTGGAGTTTTCAACGTTGAAATCGATGGTAAGCAGGCTGTAACATGTTTAATAGATGCTCCAGATGAAATCGTTGAAATAATAAAGCAGAGGATTAAAGCAGAAAAACCGGAGAAAGCAGTAGTGGAATCAGTAGATTTCGAAGATTACAAGTACGAAGTCCCCCCCAATTGA